From the genome of Deinococcus sp. JMULE3, one region includes:
- the ttcA gene encoding tRNA 2-thiocytidine(32) synthetase TtcA, translating into MTQTAPTSATDPRLFQTIVKGVGQAIGDYRMIEDGDRVMVCLSGGKDSYTLLDVLLHLQKKAPIDFEIVAVNLDQGQPGFPKDVLPRYLTELGVRFDILTEDTYSVVKEKTPEGKTTCALCSRLRRGILYAHARKIGATKIALGHHRDDILETLFMNLFFGARLKAMPPKLQSDDGTNVVIRPLAYVAEADIIRYAQAREFPIIPCNLCGSQENLQRKVVGEMLGGWEREHPGRLTNIARALTRVTPSHLMDRTLFDFASLSVTPAEGDRGFDPDEYPQREFLSGVQELDMLG; encoded by the coding sequence ATGACCCAGACTGCCCCCACCTCTGCCACCGACCCCCGCCTCTTCCAGACGATCGTGAAGGGGGTGGGACAGGCGATCGGCGACTACCGCATGATCGAGGACGGGGACCGCGTGATGGTCTGCCTGTCCGGCGGGAAAGACAGCTACACGCTGCTGGACGTCCTGCTGCACCTCCAGAAGAAGGCGCCCATCGACTTCGAGATCGTCGCGGTGAACCTCGACCAGGGCCAGCCGGGCTTCCCGAAGGACGTCCTGCCCCGCTACCTGACGGAACTGGGCGTGCGCTTCGACATCCTCACCGAGGACACGTACAGCGTCGTCAAGGAGAAGACGCCGGAAGGCAAGACCACCTGCGCGCTGTGCAGCCGCCTGCGCCGCGGCATCCTGTACGCCCACGCCCGCAAGATCGGCGCGACGAAGATCGCGCTGGGCCACCACCGCGACGACATCCTGGAAACGCTGTTCATGAACCTGTTCTTCGGCGCGCGCCTGAAGGCCATGCCGCCCAAACTCCAGAGCGACGACGGCACGAACGTCGTCATCCGCCCCCTGGCGTACGTCGCGGAGGCCGACATCATCCGCTACGCGCAGGCACGCGAATTCCCGATCATTCCCTGCAACCTCTGCGGCAGCCAGGAGAACCTCCAGCGCAAGGTCGTCGGCGAGATGCTGGGGGGCTGGGAGCGGGAACACCCGGGCCGCCTGACGAACATCGCACGCGCCCTGACCCGCGTGACGCCCAGCCACCTGATGGACCGCACCCTGTTCGACTTCGCGTCCCTGAGCGTCACGCCCGCCGAGGGCGACCGGGGCTTCGACCCGGACGAGTACCCACAGCGTGAATTCCTGAGCGGCGTGCAGGAACTCGACATGCTCGGCTGA
- a CDS encoding transglycosylase domain-containing protein — protein MRALNILGGALLAGAAGVGGLWVAWGRDLPSVSDLDVLEFSGQTRVYDRAGTLVGTLTPSLSSGGSVNRDLLKAGQISPWLQKAVVTSEDRRFYQHGGVDVIGIGRGLLKGLLKNDLEGGSSITQQVVKNTLLADLQGARTAERKFKEAVLAYQLERNFDKKQILNAYLNVIYWGDGGSRDIIGAGGAAHAYFGKDAAELNLAESVYLATIIPAPNRRYKEFKSYRPLMKSLLARMVEDGQVTQAEADAAWKTPIYPAGWRIGWNADGTLRTANLERPDRLGENLQRTEGAQRYPNFYYLQAVEKELLPLIGRKALYGGGKIYTGMSAQAQAAAEQASRSARLPDGATLGAALVRPDSGEVLALVGQKLTDGRPSDWNNATQARRQVGSSVKPLLYALALEKGWKQSDTVLDAPIQGDYQPMNYDRRWTGRYVTMRYSLDHSLNLPTVRIGQELGIPTFEAKLRDLGLTPPPNAGLSLTIGTLEASPLQMASAYATFANGGLYYAPTLVRKVEDARGKVIYTRAAPTPKRVWDARAAWLGLDMLRGVVNDLTASQGGLATRALIPGWPVGGKTGTTNDIKDLWFAGVTPTVAGAVWVGKQEGGVLPGWAYSGEIPTPIWQQSVAGTLAGQPEAEFRQPDGITYRVVRNVNMAFRTEDADNEPVARDGSGSNTGFFGRRRQPAPPAQPAPEPEPTPVPEMTEPEPAPEPDPIDPVDAIPATPVEEPAPEAEPVPVPEVPVENPPEPLPVEPDPTVIPDQNPGEQGDQGENQDEIPADGQDLDQPINEVPPLN, from the coding sequence ATGAGAGCCTTGAACATCCTGGGCGGCGCGCTGCTCGCCGGAGCGGCTGGCGTGGGCGGCCTGTGGGTCGCCTGGGGCCGCGACCTGCCCAGCGTGTCCGACCTGGACGTCCTGGAATTCAGCGGGCAGACCCGCGTGTACGACCGCGCCGGAACGCTGGTCGGCACGCTGACGCCCAGCCTCAGCAGTGGCGGCAGCGTGAACCGCGACCTGCTCAAGGCCGGGCAGATCAGCCCGTGGCTGCAGAAGGCCGTGGTGACCAGCGAGGACCGCCGCTTCTACCAGCACGGCGGCGTGGACGTGATCGGCATCGGGCGCGGCCTCCTGAAGGGCCTGTTGAAGAACGACCTGGAGGGCGGCAGTTCCATCACGCAGCAGGTCGTGAAGAACACCCTGCTGGCCGACCTGCAGGGCGCGCGCACCGCGGAACGCAAGTTCAAGGAGGCGGTCCTGGCCTACCAGCTGGAACGCAACTTCGACAAGAAGCAGATCCTGAACGCGTACCTGAACGTCATCTACTGGGGCGACGGCGGGAGCCGCGACATCATCGGGGCGGGCGGCGCGGCGCACGCGTACTTCGGGAAGGACGCGGCGGAACTGAACCTCGCCGAGAGCGTGTACCTCGCCACGATCATTCCCGCCCCGAACCGCCGCTACAAGGAATTCAAGTCGTACCGGCCCCTGATGAAGAGCCTGCTGGCCCGCATGGTCGAGGACGGGCAGGTCACGCAGGCCGAGGCGGACGCCGCCTGGAAGACCCCGATCTACCCCGCCGGGTGGCGCATCGGCTGGAACGCGGACGGCACGCTGCGCACCGCGAACCTGGAACGCCCGGACCGCCTGGGCGAGAACCTCCAGCGGACCGAGGGCGCGCAGCGCTACCCGAACTTCTACTACCTGCAGGCGGTGGAAAAGGAACTGCTGCCTCTGATCGGCCGCAAGGCGCTGTACGGCGGCGGGAAGATCTACACCGGCATGAGCGCCCAGGCTCAGGCGGCCGCCGAGCAGGCCAGCCGCAGCGCCCGCCTGCCCGACGGCGCGACCCTGGGCGCGGCGCTGGTCCGCCCGGACAGCGGCGAGGTGCTGGCCCTGGTCGGGCAGAAGCTCACGGACGGGCGCCCCAGCGACTGGAACAACGCCACGCAGGCCCGGCGGCAGGTGGGCAGCAGCGTGAAGCCCCTGCTGTACGCCCTGGCGCTCGAGAAGGGCTGGAAGCAGAGCGACACCGTCCTCGACGCTCCCATCCAGGGTGACTACCAGCCCATGAACTACGACCGCCGCTGGACCGGCCGGTACGTCACCATGCGCTACTCGCTGGACCACAGCCTGAACCTCCCCACCGTCCGCATCGGGCAGGAACTCGGCATCCCGACCTTCGAGGCGAAACTGCGCGACCTGGGCCTCACGCCCCCCCCGAACGCCGGACTGTCCCTGACCATCGGCACGCTGGAAGCCAGCCCGCTGCAGATGGCGTCCGCGTACGCCACCTTCGCCAACGGCGGCCTGTACTACGCGCCCACCCTGGTCCGCAAGGTCGAGGACGCGCGCGGCAAGGTCATCTACACCCGCGCCGCCCCCACCCCGAAACGCGTGTGGGACGCCCGCGCCGCCTGGCTGGGACTGGACATGCTGCGCGGCGTCGTCAACGACCTGACGGCCTCCCAGGGGGGGCTCGCCACGCGCGCCCTGATTCCCGGCTGGCCCGTCGGCGGGAAGACCGGCACCACCAACGACATCAAGGACCTGTGGTTCGCGGGCGTCACCCCCACCGTCGCCGGAGCCGTCTGGGTGGGCAAGCAGGAGGGCGGCGTGCTGCCCGGCTGGGCGTACAGCGGCGAGATTCCCACCCCCATCTGGCAGCAGTCGGTCGCCGGCACCCTGGCCGGGCAGCCCGAGGCGGAATTCCGGCAGCCGGACGGCATCACGTACCGAGTCGTGCGGAACGTGAACATGGCCTTCCGCACCGAGGACGCCGACAACGAACCCGTCGCCCGAGACGGCAGCGGCAGCAACACGGGCTTCTTCGGCCGCCGCCGCCAGCCCGCCCCACCCGCGCAGCCCGCACCGGAACCCGAACCCACCCCCGTGCCTGAGATGACCGAACCCGAGCCTGCTCCGGAACCTGACCCGATCGACCCGGTCGACGCCATTCCCGCCACGCCCGTCGAGGAACCCGCCCCCGAGGCGGAACCCGTCCCCGTCCCGGAGGTGCCGGTGGAGAACCCGCCCGAACCCCTCCCGGTCGAACCGGACCCCACCGTCATCCCGGACCAGAACCCCGGCGAGCAGGGAGACCAGGGTGAGAACCAGGACGAGATCCCCGCCGACGGGCAGGACCTGGACCAGCCCATCAACGAAGTTCCGCCCCTGAACTGA